In Halorubrum sp. BV1, the following proteins share a genomic window:
- a CDS encoding DoxX family membrane protein: MEETDETSASTADAQTDTDSRDPAPLIGRLLFAGGLFALAVRNLTNLDGRIAYADAKGVPKADALVPAASGLLLGGSLGIGAWKLPKLSAGSIAAFFAGVTPVMHDFWAADDDSRDEELTSFLQNLTLFGAAVAFFTRAGGDE, encoded by the coding sequence ATGGAAGAGACAGACGAGACCTCGGCGAGTACCGCCGACGCGCAGACCGACACCGACTCACGCGATCCCGCACCACTCATCGGCCGACTGCTCTTCGCCGGCGGGCTGTTCGCGCTTGCGGTCCGAAACCTCACCAACCTCGACGGTCGGATCGCCTACGCGGACGCCAAGGGTGTCCCCAAAGCCGACGCGCTGGTTCCCGCCGCGAGCGGTCTCCTCCTCGGCGGTAGCCTCGGCATCGGTGCCTGGAAGCTCCCGAAGCTCTCCGCGGGCAGCATCGCCGCCTTCTTCGCCGGCGTCACGCCGGTCATGCACGACTTCTGGGCGGCCGACGACGACTCGCGCGACGAAGAACTCACGTCGTTCCTCCAGAACCTGACGCTGTTCGGTGCCGCGGTCGCGTTTTTCACCCGCGCCGGCGGCGACGAGTGA
- a CDS encoding type II toxin-antitoxin system ParD family antitoxin, whose product MPKISVEIPAELLADLDDHVGDDGKFVNRSDAVRASIRKTLDVLDEIDARHDRLESGAADSDGPTDRDGQADRDGAKTDE is encoded by the coding sequence ATGCCGAAAATCAGCGTGGAGATACCCGCCGAACTGCTCGCCGACCTTGACGACCACGTCGGCGACGACGGAAAGTTCGTGAACCGCAGCGACGCCGTCCGCGCGTCGATCCGCAAGACGCTGGACGTGCTCGACGAGATCGACGCGCGCCACGACCGTCTGGAGAGCGGAGCGGCCGACTCCGACGGACCGACCGACCGCGACGGGCAAGCGGATCGCGACGGAGCGAAGACCGATGAGTAG